One window from the genome of Calliopsis andreniformis isolate RMS-2024a chromosome 12, iyCalAndr_principal, whole genome shotgun sequence encodes:
- the Remo gene encoding remoulade, producing the protein MKAALLFLILTQARGKIIQTCPQYCTCKLGAQAEWLRVKCGNELQDIKNIDINSVSVELVQLDLSKNNIYVIEVNIFKNLTNLKRLDLSQNNITSIGEGCFSGLENLERLDLSKNQISIIDAYTFKKLLNLKRLDLSGNNISTVIPSLFHDLLALERLKLNDNKLTTLKEGTFYGLLSLKILDVSNNPWTCDCKLYWFSNWISNSSIKFNPAPKCVSPLSVKGEFIKKLKYLENIQCQWLPPTIELRPLHNQVVFAGDSLTLKCRAPSIMKDKNAKLSWLWYPNTTTEIMDLNAFTDPQKRLSNIKIDNRYLADSGIVDSSLSIISVKEEHNGQWNCLLVSVSGNRSKAISIIVISDQTRYCPLAVTRNNKGIYTWPRTVVGWKAELPCEGNHLTGLMQMPLKASYHCNVIGYWENLNTDLCPYISHITKSLEQFSKVNLTLTKMSLLETAKKFKNYTEHGIKVTDPVEVNFITQTIENYINFLIEEKELGTMLIDVISTVINLPKNILRKAEISFKSCTRLIKAVEKIIEFTPFIQFYKKNIALEEFRLKRDSFTGLICTWYSNIVHNGNPEARFLQCTTNNRTNPINIKDRVIEASIHLPASLLQYSQESVTQRLMISVYSNGRLFPKTINNNDMAITSCVIGSKLFGISVENLSEPVYVMLRAPLYYYAGHKLLPVVWDETLNKSGGWTNDGCHLRNVINNLIIFHCNRLGYYGLLQDISYLNQDGSFTRPKFKYSNPAIYIGSIVMITCLIITSVTYIICYTSITMPKKAKHCVINTWCAMALLSFAYSIGIHQTENIRICQSVGLILHYFSLCSLLWMAVSASNMYKKFSKLDFEDISDNELQDPPVPKPLLGLYLIGWGIGMIICGISGAINLREYAGYSYCFLTPGPALAALFLPAGILIIYLSIFHLLTKFAIQNVDVNGQLSESTQATENMDLELLEPSANPSRDRNSIHSTQTVSSDTVDSEHSQLMQLKGQIITLILYLMSWITAAAATTKPLSAYISFDEVVFITLYSLFSSSLGVFVLFFYGIARNDVRSQWLKMHCWLRKRKNRCCRTRSISDASPVIPTHPLVQHLTPPLSNSQAIQVTSDSNSIDSSRCTNRSQNCNTIKFATNEKTQNVNLVVLHRQQYRSNNSVTTYTEPTCIEMFYNPHQSGVARKFFRKQRRHTKTNNLGPRKQGDGGATSDAGSCTSVPRSAAKLGNNIDQTILTTSAKVNNTNIHVELNPINDIKNVNILSDSGGSISEERNVPMRFVIGEESFLQNVRKINNNCRLQDVVSVNAISNSNTMSRNNSCQKLETINTTSHDSDIENKTDEEKLLRNVSQQCSLEYSSEIESTTQLTSEKSDHNLSEIDETVEKFVEGTFVRKRCQSINGSHKIDERRSKTNLTWLSHSNSMYCLPVDIAKPLRSNYPSSLDDIASLINSKNCKYSKPSFTNLKSVVSIDLYNQVPISRISLNQSEVSFSKLNSLTNDHEHTLVQTTIAYVNSSMNIECASSPCTNQCILPFPTEVALSHLNETNVSEESKKKTIDSLTDTRSHISNSCNIVGTVNPNNETEGENKNTNLDNVQHIEVNKIYLNNSNIYLQTSKKETSV; encoded by the exons ATGAAAGCTGCTCTCTTATTCTTAATTCTAACACAAGCAAGAGGAAAAATAATTCAGACATGTCCACAATATTGTACATGTAAACTAGGTGCCCAAGCAGAATGGTTACGTGTTAAATGTGGCAATGAATTACAGGATATCAAAAACATTGATATTAATTCTGTCAGTGTGGAATTAGTACAATT GgatttaagtaaaaataatatttatgtaaTCGAAGTTAACATATTCAAGAATTTAACAAATCTGAAGCGTTTGGATTTATCTCAAAATAATATAACATCTATTGGTGAAGGTTGTTTCAGTGGtcttgaaaatttagaaagacT AGATTTAAGTAAAAATCAAATCTCCATCATAGATGCTTATACATTCAAAAAGTTGTTAAACTTAAAAAGGCT TGATTTGTCAGGAAACAACATCAGTACTGTGATACCATCATTATTTCATGATTTGTTGGCTCTAGAACGTTT GAAattaaatgacaataagttgacAACATTGAAAGAAGGTACTTTTTATGGACTTTTATCCTTGAAGATATT GGATGTATCTAATAATCCATGGACATGTGACTGTAAATTATATTGGTTCAGTAACTGGATTTCTAACAGTTCTATTAAATTCAA tCCAGCTCCAAAATGTGTGTCACCTCTGAGTGTTAAAGgtgaatttataaaaaaattgaaatatttagaaaatattcaGTGTCAATGGTTACCTCCAACAATCGAACTTCGACCACTTCATAATCAAGTAGTTTTTGCTGGAGATTCGCTAACTTTAAAATGTAGAGCACCAAGTATTAtgaaagataaaaatgcaaaattgaGTTGGTTATGGTATCCTAATACTACTACTGAAATTATGGATTTAAATGCATTTACGGATCCACAGAAACGCTTATCTAATATTAAAATTGATAATAGATATCTGGCAGATAGTGGCATTGTAGATAG CTCCCTTAGTATAATTTCAGTTAAGGAAGAGCACAATGGACAATGGAACTGTTTGTTGGTTTCTGTAAGTGGCAATAGATCAAAAGCAATTAGTATAATTGTGATTTCTGATCAAACTCGTTATTGTCCTCTAGCag TGACTAGAAACAATAAAGGTATTTATACGTGGCCAAGAACTGTAGTTGGATGGAAAGCAGAATTGCCATGTGAAGGCAATCATTTAACAGGTTTAATGCAAATGCCTTTGAAAGCTTCTTATCACTGTAACGTCATAGGATATTGGGAAAATCTAAATACTGACTTGTGTCCTTACATATCACACATAACAAAAAGTTTAGAACAATTTTCTAAAGTTAATCTTACACTTACAAAAATGAGTTTATTGGAAACtgcaaaaaaattcaaaaattatacAGAACATGGCATTAAAGTAACTGATCCTGTTGAAGTGAATTTTATAACACAAACTAtagaaaattatataaatttccTAATTGAAGAAAAGGAACTTGGTACCATGCTGATCGATGTTATCAGCACAGTGATTAACTTACCAAAGAACATTTTAAGAAAGGCTGAAATTTCTTTCAAATCTTGCACAAGATTAATAAAAGCTGTAGAGAAGATTATAGAATTTACTCCATTTATACAattttacaaaaaaaatatagCACTGGAAGAATTTAGATTAAAACGTGATAGTTTTACTGGATTAATATGTACATGGTATTCTAATATTGTTCATAATGGTAATCCAGAAGCAAGGTTTTTACAATGCACCACAAATAATAGAACTAATCCTATTAATATAAAAGACAGAGTAATTGAAGCTTCAATACATTTACCTGCGTCTTTATTACAATATTCACAAGAAAGTGTCACCCAACGACTTATGATTTCTGTGTATAGCAATGGTAGATTATTTCCCAAAACAATTAACAATAATGATATGGCTATTACATCATGCGTTATTGGAAGCAAATTAT TTGGAATATCAGTAGAAAACTTAAGTGAACCAGTGTATGTTATGCTAAGAGCACCTTTATATTATTATGCTGGACATAAATTATTACCAGTGGTCTGGGATGAAACATTAAATAAATCAGGTGGCTGGACAAATGATGGTTGCCATTTAAGAAATGTAATAAATAACTTGATAATATTTCATTGCAATAGACTAGGATATTATGGGCTTTTACAAGATATATCTTATCTCAATCAAGATGGAAG TTTTACTAGACCtaagttcaaatattcaaatcctgCAATATATATTGGAAGTATTGTAATGATAACATGCTTAATTATTACATCTGTAACATATATTATTTGTTATACATCAATCACTATGCCTAAGAAAGCAAAACATTGCGTTATCAACACTTGGTGTGCCATGGCATTGTTGTCATTTGCTTATAGTATTGGCATTCACCAGACAGAAAATATTCGTATTTGCCAAAGTGTTGGGCTTATCCTTCACTACTTTTCTTTATGCTCTCTATTATGGATGGCAGTATCTGCTAG TAACATGTATAAAAAGTTTTCCAAGTTGGACTTTGAAGACATTTCAGATAATGAACTTCAGGATCCACCAGTGCCAAAACCATTATTAGGTCTTTACCTAATTGGTTGGGGTATAGGTATGATAATCTGTGGTATATCTGGAGCAATAAATCTACGGGAGTATGCTGGATATTCATACTGCTTTCTCACACCTGGACCAGCTCTTGCTGCTTTATTTCTTCCAGCTGGAATCTTGATTATATACTTAAGTATTTTTCATTTACTTACCAAATTTGCGATTCAAAATGTCGATGTAAACGGTCAGCTATCTGAAAGTACGCAAGCTACAGAAAACATGGATCTAGAATTATTGGAACCCAGTGCAAATCCGTCTAGAGACAGAAATAGTATACACAGTACACAAACAGTTTCGTCTGATACTGTAGATTCAGAGCATTCTCAATTAATGCAGTTGAAAGGTCAAATTATtacattaattttatatttaatgtcgTGGATTACTGCAGCCGCCGCAACTACAAAACCGTTAAGTGCATATATTTCTTTTGATGAAGTTGTGTTTATTACTTTATATTCTCTCTTTTCGAGTTCACTTGGTGTCTTTGTTCTTTTTTTCTATGGAATTGCTCGAAACGATGTTAGATCGCAATGGTTAAAAATGCATTGCTGGCTCCGAAAGCGAAAAAATCGATGTTGCAGAACCAGAAGTATTTCAGATGCAAGTCCTGTAATTCCAACACATCCTTTAGTGCAGCATCTGACCCCACCACTGTCTAATTCTCAAGCAATCCAAGTAACATCCGATTCAAATTCTATTGATTCATCAAGGTGTACCAATAGATCGCAAAATTGTAACACTATTAAATTTGCTACAAATGAAAAAACGCAAAATGTAAATTTAGTCGTGTTGCATCGACAACAGTATAGATCTAATAATTCAGTAACAACATATACTGAACCAACTTGTATTGAAATGTTTTATAATCCTCATCAAAGTGGAGTTGCTAGaaaattttttagaaaacaaCGTCGTCATACTAAAACCAATAATCTAGGTCCGAGAAAACAAGGCGACGGCGGTGCCACAAGTGATGCAGGCAGTTGTACCTCTGTACCACGATCTGCCGCGAAATTAGGCAATAATATAGATCAGACCATTTTAACTACTAGTGCTAAAGTAAATAATACAAACATTCATGTCGAACTAAATCCAATAAATGATATTAAAAACGTTAACATACTATCAGATAGTGGTGGAAGTATATCAGAAGAAAGAAATGTTCCAATGCGTTTTGTGATTGGGGAAGAAAGTTTTCTTCAAAATGTAAGAAAAATCAATAACAATTGTAGATTACAGGATGTTGTTAGTGTTAATGCCATATCAAATTCCAATACCATGTCAAGAAATAATTCTTGTCAAAAATTagaaacaataaatacaacTTCACACGATTCAGACATAGAGAATAAAACTGATGAAGAAAAGCTTTTACGAAATGTCTCACAGCAATGTAGTTTAGAATATAGCTCTGAAATAGAATCTACTACTCAATTAACTAGCGAAAAAAGTGATCATAATTTGTCAGAGATTGATGAAACTGTAGAAAAATTTGTTGAAGGAACATTTGTAAGAAAAAGATGTCAAAGCATCAATGGATCTCATAAAATTGATGAACGACGTTCTAAAACAAATTTGACATGGTTATCTCATTCTAATAGCATGTATTGTCTTCCAGTAGATATTGCAAAACCATTAAGAAGCAATTATCCTAGCTCTCTAGATGATATTGCATCTCTCATTAATtcaaaaaattgtaaatattcTAAGCCATCATTTACAAATTTGAAGAGTGTAGTAAGTATAGATTTATATAATCAAGTCCCTATATCTCGAATATCACTTAATCAGTCAGAAGTATCCTTTTCTAAATTAAATAGTTTAACTAATGATCATGAACATACTTTAGTACAGACAACAATAGCATATGTTAATTCTTCCATGAATATTGAGTGTGCCTCTAGCCCGTGCACCAATCAATGTATTTTACCTTTTCCTACAGAAGTAGCTTTATCTCatttaaatgaaacaaatgtttcagaAGAATCTAAAAAGAAAACTATTGATTCTTTGACTGATACTAGATCACATATATCAAATTCTTGCAATATTGTAGGAACTGTTAATCCAAACAATGAAACAGAAggtgaaaacaaaaatacaaacttAGATAATGTACAACATATTGAAGTtaacaaaatatatttgaacaattcaaatatttatttacaaaCATCTAAGAAAGAAACAAGTGTTTAA